Proteins from a single region of Streptomyces griseiscabiei:
- a CDS encoding DEAD/DEAH box helicase — translation MTTTATSSNHHLSPAFPGRAPWGTASKLRAWQQGAMERYIQEQPRDFLAVATPGAGKTTFALTLASWLLHHHVVQQVTVVAPTEHLKKQWAEAAARIGIKLDPEYSAGPLSKEYDGVAITYAGVGVRPMLHRNRSEQRKTLVILDEIHHAGDSKSWGEACLEAFEPATRRLALTGTPFRSDTNPIPFVTYEEGTDGIRRSSADYTYGYGNALADNVVRPVIFLSYSGNMRWRTKAGDEIEARLGEPMTKDAISQAWRTALDPRGEWMPSVLRAADQRLTEVRKGIPDAGALVIATDQDSARAYAKLIREITGTSATVVLSDDTGASNRIDEFSHGTDRWMVAVRMVSEGVDVPRLAVGVYATTISTPLFFAQAVGRFVRSRRRGETASVFLPTIPDLLTFANEMEVERDHALDKPKKEGEEDPYAEEDKLLAEAEREQDEDTGDQDMLPFEALESDAVFDRVMYNGAEFGMQAHPGSEEEQDYLGIPGLLEPDQVQLLLQKRQARQIAHSRKKPDAEADLVELPAERRPVVTHKELLELRKQLNGMVGAYSHQCGKPHGVIHTEVRRVCGGPPSAEATAGQLRQRIAKVQEWATRMK, via the coding sequence GTGACTACCACCGCCACCTCCTCGAACCACCACCTCTCGCCCGCCTTCCCGGGCCGTGCCCCGTGGGGTACCGCCAGCAAGCTGCGTGCCTGGCAGCAGGGGGCGATGGAGAGGTACATCCAGGAGCAGCCGCGGGACTTCCTCGCGGTCGCGACCCCGGGCGCCGGGAAGACGACGTTCGCGCTGACGCTCGCGTCCTGGCTCCTGCACCACCATGTCGTGCAGCAGGTGACGGTCGTGGCGCCCACCGAGCATCTGAAGAAGCAGTGGGCCGAGGCCGCCGCGCGGATAGGGATCAAGCTGGACCCGGAGTACAGCGCGGGCCCGCTCAGCAAGGAGTACGACGGGGTCGCGATCACCTACGCGGGCGTCGGCGTACGGCCCATGCTGCACCGCAACCGCAGCGAGCAGCGCAAGACCCTCGTGATCCTGGACGAGATCCACCACGCCGGTGACAGCAAGTCCTGGGGCGAGGCGTGCCTGGAGGCGTTCGAGCCCGCCACCCGCCGGCTCGCGCTCACCGGTACGCCGTTCCGGTCCGACACCAACCCCATCCCCTTCGTGACGTACGAGGAGGGGACGGACGGCATCCGCCGGTCGTCCGCCGACTACACCTACGGCTACGGCAACGCGCTCGCCGACAACGTCGTCCGGCCCGTCATCTTCCTCTCCTACAGCGGCAACATGCGCTGGCGGACCAAGGCGGGCGACGAGATCGAGGCCCGGCTCGGCGAACCCATGACCAAGGACGCGATCAGCCAGGCCTGGCGTACGGCGCTGGATCCGCGCGGTGAGTGGATGCCGAGTGTGCTGCGCGCCGCCGATCAGCGGCTCACCGAGGTCAGGAAGGGCATCCCGGACGCCGGTGCCCTGGTCATCGCCACCGACCAGGACTCCGCCCGCGCCTACGCCAAGCTGATCCGGGAGATCACGGGGACGAGCGCGACCGTCGTCCTCTCCGACGACACCGGCGCCTCGAACCGTATCGACGAGTTCAGCCACGGCACCGACCGCTGGATGGTCGCCGTCCGGATGGTGTCCGAGGGCGTCGACGTGCCCCGGCTGGCGGTCGGGGTGTACGCCACCACCATCTCCACCCCGCTCTTCTTCGCCCAGGCCGTCGGACGCTTCGTGCGGTCCCGGCGGCGTGGCGAGACCGCGTCCGTGTTCCTGCCGACCATCCCCGACCTGCTCACCTTCGCCAACGAGATGGAGGTGGAGCGGGACCACGCCCTCGACAAGCCGAAGAAGGAGGGCGAGGAGGACCCGTACGCCGAGGAGGACAAGCTCCTCGCGGAGGCCGAGCGGGAGCAGGACGAGGACACCGGCGACCAGGACATGCTGCCGTTCGAGGCGCTGGAGTCCGACGCCGTGTTCGACCGGGTCATGTACAACGGCGCCGAGTTCGGCATGCAGGCCCACCCCGGGAGCGAGGAGGAGCAGGACTACCTCGGGATTCCGGGGCTCCTGGAGCCCGACCAGGTGCAGCTGCTGCTGCAGAAGCGGCAGGCGCGGCAGATCGCGCACAGCCGCAAGAAGCCGGACGCCGAGGCCGACCTCGTGGAGCTGCCGGCCGAGCGGCGGCCCGTCGTCACCCACAAGGAACTGCTGGAGCTGCGCAAACAGCTCAACGGCATGGTCGGCGCGTACTCCCACCAGTGCGGCAAGCCGCACGGTGTCATCCACACCGAGGTACGGCGGGTGTGCGGCGGACCGCCGAGCGCCGAGGCCACCGCGGGGCAGCTGCGGCAGCGGATCGCCAAGGTGCAGGAGTGGGCGACCCGGATGAAGTGA
- a CDS encoding type II toxin-antitoxin system death-on-curing family toxin encodes MSRHLTVAEVITIAEIAFGGKPPETREAGLLESAVHRPRARMFGTAAYTDLYDQAAALLHALATNHPLVDGNKRTAWLAAATFLAVNGVDLAAVDQERAYGLVVDVASGEEGEVELIAERLRGL; translated from the coding sequence GTGAGCCGTCATCTGACCGTGGCCGAGGTGATCACCATCGCCGAGATCGCCTTCGGCGGGAAGCCGCCCGAGACCCGGGAGGCGGGGTTGCTGGAGTCCGCCGTACACCGGCCGCGTGCCCGGATGTTCGGGACCGCCGCCTACACCGACCTCTACGACCAGGCGGCGGCCCTGCTGCACGCCCTCGCCACCAACCACCCCCTCGTGGACGGGAACAAGCGGACGGCCTGGCTCGCCGCCGCGACGTTCCTCGCGGTCAACGGTGTGGACCTGGCCGCGGTGGACCAGGAGCGGGCGTACGGCCTGGTCGTCGATGTCGCGTCCGGTGAGGAGGGCGAGGTGGAGCTGATCGCTGAGCGGTTGCGGGGGTTGTGA
- a CDS encoding MFS transporter: MADLEPRDTDVAQAPAPSAPALGEEGVLSRSYRGLSIGIVSVVLLIAFEAMAVGTAMPVAARELDGVSAYGFAFSAYFTTSLFGMVLAGQWADRRGPLGALTAGIGGFAAGLVLSGTAGAMWLFVLGRAVQGLGGGLVIVALYVVVGRAYPERLRPAIMAAFAASWVVPSIVGPLASGAVTEQLGWRWVFVGIPLLVVLPLGLALPQIRRRASGPVESASSSASSASASVDRRRIRLAFGISLGAGLLQYAAQDLRWWSLVPAAAGAGLLVPAVLGLLPKGTYRAARGLPSVVLLRGVAAGSFVAAESFVPLMLVTQRGLSPTLAGFSLAAGGGTWALGSWIQARTAVEPYRERLMTLGMLLVAAAITTLPGVLIDSVPVWSVAVAWAFGCFGMGLVISSTSVLLLHLSAPEEAGTNSAALQMSDGLSNALLLAAGGAAFAALGGGTVGHTTTTATGAASHPAAFVVVFLPMAAVAVVGAWVTTRLRER, encoded by the coding sequence ATGGCCGACCTCGAACCGCGTGACACGGACGTCGCACAAGCCCCTGCCCCCTCTGCCCCGGCCCTCGGTGAGGAAGGGGTGCTGAGCCGTTCCTACCGGGGGCTCAGTATCGGGATCGTCTCGGTCGTGCTGCTGATCGCGTTCGAGGCGATGGCGGTCGGGACGGCCATGCCGGTCGCGGCCCGGGAGCTGGACGGCGTCTCGGCGTACGGGTTCGCGTTCTCGGCGTACTTCACGACGAGTCTGTTCGGGATGGTGCTGGCCGGGCAGTGGGCGGACCGGCGGGGGCCGTTGGGGGCGCTGACGGCGGGGATCGGTGGGTTTGCCGCCGGTCTGGTGCTGTCGGGGACCGCCGGGGCGATGTGGCTGTTCGTGCTCGGGCGGGCCGTGCAGGGGCTCGGCGGCGGGCTGGTGATCGTCGCGCTGTACGTGGTGGTCGGGCGCGCGTATCCCGAGCGGTTGCGGCCCGCGATCATGGCGGCCTTCGCGGCGAGCTGGGTCGTCCCGTCCATCGTCGGCCCGCTCGCCTCCGGCGCGGTGACGGAACAGCTGGGCTGGCGCTGGGTGTTCGTGGGGATTCCGCTGCTCGTGGTGCTGCCGCTGGGGCTGGCGCTGCCGCAGATACGGCGGAGGGCCTCCGGGCCGGTGGAATCCGCCTCCTCCTCCGCCTCCTCCGCTTCCGCCTCGGTCGACCGGCGGCGTATCCGGCTCGCGTTCGGGATCTCGCTCGGGGCCGGGCTGTTGCAGTACGCGGCCCAGGACCTGCGGTGGTGGTCGCTCGTGCCGGCCGCCGCGGGAGCCGGGCTGCTGGTGCCGGCCGTGCTCGGGCTGCTGCCCAAGGGGACGTACCGGGCGGCGCGGGGGCTGCCGTCGGTGGTGCTGCTGCGCGGCGTGGCGGCGGGGTCGTTCGTCGCGGCCGAGTCGTTCGTGCCGTTGATGCTGGTCACCCAGCGGGGGCTGTCGCCGACGCTCGCCGGGTTCTCGCTCGCGGCGGGCGGCGGGACCTGGGCCCTGGGGTCCTGGATACAGGCGCGGACGGCGGTGGAGCCGTACCGGGAGCGGCTGATGACGCTGGGGATGCTGCTGGTCGCGGCGGCGATCACCACACTGCCGGGGGTGCTGATCGACTCCGTTCCGGTGTGGAGCGTGGCCGTCGCCTGGGCCTTCGGGTGCTTCGGGATGGGGCTCGTCATCTCCTCCACCAGCGTCCTGCTGCTGCACCTCTCCGCCCCCGAGGAGGCCGGTACCAACTCCGCCGCGCTCCAGATGTCCGACGGCCTCTCCAACGCCCTCCTCCTCGCCGCGGGCGGCGCCGCGTTCGCCGCGCTGGGCGGCGGCACGGTCGGCCATACGACCACCACGGCCACCGGTGCCGCCTCGCATCCGGCCGCGTTCGTCGTGGTGTTCCTGCCGATGGCGGCGGTGGCGGTGGTGGGGGCCTGGGTGACGACGCGGTTGCGGGAGCGGTGA
- a CDS encoding DUF6083 domain-containing protein, producing MGDTDKPSIVPLPGADGHRQPPPDTPRPWENTDRAQAAREGATGPEPPAPPVCPDCGLTGDRRPTYYDAHVLLEPGLSAPAHMVPAWHRWYVDSHGVGWNSQEDEPAPGAVCRIPHHIACPGLKLEEIGLWRWLDTIRAENARRARRRADEESLPNVLPDAG from the coding sequence ATGGGGGACACGGACAAGCCGAGCATCGTCCCGTTACCGGGCGCCGACGGACATCGCCAGCCACCGCCGGACACACCACGGCCGTGGGAGAACACCGATCGTGCCCAGGCCGCCCGGGAAGGAGCCACGGGGCCCGAGCCCCCGGCTCCGCCCGTCTGCCCCGACTGCGGGCTCACCGGTGATCGCCGTCCCACGTACTACGACGCCCACGTCCTCCTGGAGCCCGGCCTGTCCGCTCCCGCCCACATGGTGCCGGCCTGGCATCGGTGGTACGTCGACTCCCACGGCGTCGGATGGAACAGCCAGGAGGACGAGCCCGCACCAGGGGCCGTGTGCCGGATCCCGCACCACATCGCCTGCCCGGGCCTGAAGTTGGAGGAGATCGGGCTGTGGCGATGGCTCGACACCATCCGAGCGGAGAACGCCCGCCGGGCACGACGCAGGGCGGACGAGGAGAGCCTCCCGAACGTCCTGCCGGACGCGGGATGA
- a CDS encoding SUKH-4 family immunity protein — MTMGTMGLTDLNNLNDLNNLNDLNNQDGPADRHRPNDLAVLTGGPVTLSGLALDLPARLLDEEFGRSTVWRFEDFDFPATLTHEPTRRFLRDMGLPEDHGFFHLDTDIPLPTLAEYYATDRPGDATPAQLPPGAAHLIRLGHFVEGNSLVVDGTTGAILNWSEPESTLCPLDADISTLAFTLWLLHREKHEKTATGCWIETLRNEACAEL; from the coding sequence ATGACGATGGGGACAATGGGCCTGACGGACCTGAACAACCTGAACGACCTGAACAACCTGAACGACCTGAACAACCAGGACGGACCGGCTGATCGCCATCGGCCGAACGACCTGGCGGTGCTGACCGGGGGCCCGGTCACGCTCTCCGGGCTGGCGCTGGACCTGCCCGCCCGGCTGCTGGACGAGGAGTTCGGCAGAAGCACGGTGTGGCGCTTCGAGGACTTCGACTTCCCGGCCACGCTCACCCACGAGCCGACCCGCCGCTTCCTGCGGGACATGGGCCTGCCCGAGGACCACGGCTTCTTCCACCTCGACACGGACATCCCGCTCCCGACCCTCGCCGAGTACTACGCGACGGACCGCCCCGGGGACGCCACCCCCGCCCAACTCCCTCCCGGCGCCGCCCACTTGATCCGCCTCGGCCACTTCGTCGAGGGCAACAGCCTCGTCGTCGACGGCACCACCGGCGCGATCCTCAACTGGAGCGAGCCGGAGTCCACCCTCTGCCCCCTCGACGCCGACATCTCCACCCTCGCCTTCACCCTCTGGCTCCTCCACCGCGAGAAACACGAGAAGACGGCGACGGGTTGCTGGATCGAGACCTTGCGCAACGAGGCCTGCGCGGAGCTCTGA
- a CDS encoding xanthine dehydrogenase family protein molybdopterin-binding subunit, translating into MSNETVIATPTGPGEAAPAPEQLPHGLGANLPSADSRAKSEGTFPYAADLWAEGLLWAAVLRSPHPHARIVSIDTSHAREMPGVRAVVTHEDVPGVALHGRGKADRPLFASEIVRHHGEPIAAVAADHPDTARMAAAAVIVEYEVLDPVIDPEQAFEAEPLHPDGNLIRHIPLRHGDPNAAGEIVVEGQYRIGRADPAPIGAEAGLAVPRPDGGVELYVASTDPHTDRDAAAACYGLAPDRVKIVVTGVPGATADREDQGFQLPLGLLALKTGCPVKLTATREESFLGHAHRHPTLLRYRHHADAEGRIVKVEAQILLDAGAYADTSSEALAAAVSFACGPYVVPNAFIEGWAVRTNNPPSGHVRGEGAMQVCAAYEAQMDKLAKKLGIDPAELRMRNVMSTGDVLPTGQSVTCPAPVAELLQAVQEFPLPALPKDTPEDEWLLPGGPEGAGEPGAVRRGVGYGLGMVHMLGAEGADEVSTATVKVADGIATVLCAAVDTGQGFSTLARQIVQETLGIDEVHIAQVDTDQPPAGPSCRGRHTWVSGGAVERAAKMVRTQLLQPLAHKFGMSTELLQITDGKITSYDGVLSTTVAEAMDGKELWATAQCRPHPTEPLDEAGQGDAFVGLAFCAIRAVVDVDIELGSVRVVELAVAQDVGRILNPAQLNSRIEAGVTQGVGVALTENLRTPRGLIRHPDLTGYALPTALDIPDIQIVKLVEERDVVAPFGAKAASAVPVVTSPAAIAAAVRAATGRPVNRLPIRPQAAVVTGA; encoded by the coding sequence GTGAGCAACGAAACCGTCATCGCGACGCCCACGGGCCCCGGCGAGGCCGCGCCCGCGCCGGAGCAACTCCCGCACGGCCTGGGCGCCAACCTGCCCTCCGCCGACTCCCGGGCCAAGTCCGAGGGCACCTTCCCGTACGCGGCCGACCTGTGGGCCGAGGGCCTGCTGTGGGCCGCCGTGCTCCGCTCGCCGCACCCGCACGCGCGCATCGTGTCCATCGACACGTCCCACGCGCGCGAGATGCCCGGCGTCCGGGCCGTCGTCACCCACGAGGACGTGCCGGGCGTCGCCCTGCACGGCCGGGGCAAGGCCGACCGGCCGCTGTTCGCCTCCGAGATCGTGCGCCACCACGGCGAGCCCATCGCCGCGGTCGCCGCCGACCACCCCGACACCGCGCGGATGGCCGCCGCCGCCGTCATCGTCGAGTACGAGGTGCTCGACCCGGTGATCGACCCGGAGCAGGCCTTCGAGGCCGAGCCGCTGCACCCCGACGGCAACCTCATCCGCCACATCCCGCTGCGCCACGGCGACCCGAACGCGGCCGGCGAGATCGTCGTCGAGGGCCAGTACCGCATCGGCCGCGCCGACCCGGCCCCCATCGGCGCCGAGGCCGGCCTCGCCGTGCCCCGCCCCGACGGCGGCGTCGAGCTGTACGTGGCCTCCACCGACCCGCACACCGACCGCGACGCCGCCGCCGCCTGCTACGGCCTGGCCCCCGACCGCGTCAAGATCGTCGTCACCGGTGTCCCCGGCGCCACCGCCGACCGCGAGGACCAGGGCTTCCAGCTCCCGCTCGGCCTGCTCGCCCTCAAGACCGGCTGCCCGGTCAAGCTGACGGCCACCCGCGAGGAGTCCTTCCTCGGCCACGCCCACCGCCACCCCACCCTGCTGCGCTACCGCCACCACGCGGACGCCGAGGGCCGGATCGTCAAGGTCGAGGCACAGATCCTGCTCGACGCGGGCGCGTACGCCGACACCTCCTCGGAGGCACTGGCCGCCGCCGTCTCCTTCGCCTGCGGCCCGTACGTCGTCCCCAACGCCTTCATCGAGGGCTGGGCGGTGCGCACCAACAACCCGCCGTCGGGCCATGTGCGCGGCGAGGGCGCGATGCAGGTCTGCGCCGCGTACGAGGCGCAGATGGACAAGCTGGCGAAGAAGCTGGGCATCGACCCGGCCGAGCTGCGCATGCGCAACGTGATGTCCACGGGCGACGTCCTGCCGACGGGTCAGTCCGTGACCTGCCCGGCCCCCGTCGCCGAACTCCTCCAGGCCGTCCAGGAGTTCCCGCTGCCCGCCCTGCCCAAGGACACCCCCGAGGACGAGTGGCTGCTCCCGGGCGGCCCCGAGGGCGCGGGTGAACCCGGCGCCGTCCGGCGGGGCGTCGGCTACGGCCTCGGCATGGTCCACATGCTCGGCGCCGAGGGCGCGGACGAGGTCTCCACGGCCACCGTGAAGGTCGCCGACGGCATCGCGACCGTCCTGTGCGCGGCCGTCGACACCGGCCAGGGGTTCTCCACCCTCGCCCGGCAGATCGTCCAGGAGACCCTCGGCATCGACGAGGTCCACATCGCCCAGGTCGACACCGACCAGCCGCCGGCGGGCCCGAGCTGCCGGGGCCGCCACACCTGGGTCTCGGGCGGAGCGGTGGAGCGCGCGGCGAAGATGGTCCGCACCCAGCTCCTCCAGCCCCTCGCCCACAAGTTCGGCATGTCCACGGAGCTGCTGCAGATCACCGACGGCAAGATCACCTCGTACGACGGTGTCCTGTCGACCACGGTCGCGGAGGCGATGGACGGCAAGGAGCTGTGGGCCACCGCCCAGTGCCGCCCGCACCCGACCGAACCGCTGGACGAGGCCGGCCAGGGCGACGCCTTCGTGGGCCTGGCGTTCTGCGCGATCCGCGCGGTCGTGGACGTCGACATCGAACTCGGCTCCGTACGGGTCGTGGAGCTGGCCGTCGCCCAGGACGTCGGCCGGATCCTCAACCCCGCCCAGCTCAACTCCCGCATCGAGGCGGGCGTCACCCAGGGCGTGGGCGTGGCCCTCACGGAGAACCTGCGCACCCCCCGGGGCCTGATCCGCCACCCCGACCTCACGGGCTACGCCCTGCCCACCGCGCTCGACATCCCCGACATCCAGATCGTCAAACTGGTGGAGGAACGGGACGTCGTGGCCCCCTTCGGCGCGAAGGCGGCCAGCGCGGTACCGGTGGTCACCTCCCCGGCGGCCATCGCCGCCGCGGTACGGGCGGCCACCGGCCGTCCGGTGAACCGTCTGCCGATCCGCCCGCAGGCGGCGGTGGTGACGGGCGCGTAG
- a CDS encoding 2Fe-2S iron-sulfur cluster-binding protein, with translation MTDDQHGEGTPQQGGQGGWERLPQGDYDDGATTFVQLPEGGIDALLAADSPLAAPGHGYVPPQIAANLAQPVGPVDPANPMDTAHTAGTDPSVPGTWAMPAGGAQWHDPNAGQQGPPTQDGFTYNPASTGQWTFEEPAAREGAAAGHDVTGEWSIPVAGGDLPDESGEFSTSALVEQWGGNPPATLPGGAAAPWATEQIGTAWTAPPPVRPEEHHPDEHRPQDHRDEPHTADGGTSGERASDGAPDASEEPSTAPGDAYAAPAPETAGEAPEAAQEPAEAVGGTGAVTADPEEPEPADGASEASGPEDAPADEPAPSPPPHDDHPLASYVLRVNGTERPVSDAWIGESLLYVLRERLGLAGAKDGCSQGECGACNVQVDGRLVASCLVPAVTAAGSEVRTVEGLAADGQPSDVQRALAKCGAVQCGFCVPGMAMTVHDLLEGNPAPTDLETRQALCGNLCRCSGYRGVLAAVRDVVAEREAHSAAENEAAADAEEARIPHQAGPGAGGVNTAAYDSPHAPQAAPHDPDRSYGGQGLSFTGPDDSYGGQGQSFAQQGGQGDTYGGQGQSFGNQGDTYGGQGQSFAGQNDTYGGQGQSFVGPDDSYGGQGRSFGQDGGQA, from the coding sequence GTGACCGACGACCAGCACGGAGAGGGCACCCCGCAGCAGGGGGGCCAGGGCGGCTGGGAGCGGCTGCCGCAGGGCGACTACGACGACGGCGCGACCACGTTCGTCCAGCTCCCCGAGGGGGGCATCGACGCGCTGCTCGCCGCCGACAGCCCGCTGGCCGCGCCCGGCCACGGCTATGTGCCCCCGCAGATAGCGGCCAACCTGGCGCAGCCGGTCGGCCCGGTCGACCCGGCCAACCCGATGGACACGGCCCACACCGCCGGGACGGACCCGTCCGTCCCCGGTACCTGGGCGATGCCGGCCGGGGGTGCCCAGTGGCACGACCCGAACGCCGGGCAGCAGGGGCCCCCGACGCAGGACGGGTTCACGTACAACCCCGCCTCGACCGGACAGTGGACGTTCGAGGAGCCGGCCGCCCGGGAAGGCGCCGCTGCCGGTCACGATGTGACCGGCGAGTGGTCGATTCCGGTCGCCGGGGGTGATCTTCCGGACGAATCCGGTGAGTTCAGCACCTCGGCCCTCGTCGAGCAGTGGGGCGGCAACCCGCCCGCGACCCTGCCCGGCGGCGCCGCCGCGCCCTGGGCGACCGAGCAGATCGGCACGGCGTGGACCGCGCCGCCGCCGGTCCGCCCCGAGGAGCACCACCCCGACGAGCACCGCCCCCAGGACCACCGGGACGAGCCGCACACGGCGGACGGCGGTACGTCGGGGGAGCGCGCGTCGGACGGGGCCCCGGACGCCTCCGAGGAGCCCTCCACGGCTCCTGGGGACGCGTACGCCGCCCCGGCCCCCGAGACCGCCGGGGAGGCCCCGGAGGCCGCCCAGGAGCCCGCTGAGGCCGTCGGCGGGACCGGCGCGGTGACGGCGGATCCCGAGGAGCCGGAGCCGGCCGACGGCGCATCCGAGGCCTCCGGCCCCGAGGACGCCCCCGCCGACGAGCCCGCCCCGAGCCCGCCCCCGCACGACGACCACCCCCTCGCCTCGTACGTCCTGCGCGTCAACGGCACCGAGCGGCCCGTCAGCGACGCCTGGATCGGCGAGTCGCTGCTCTACGTGCTGCGCGAGCGGCTCGGCCTCGCGGGCGCCAAGGACGGCTGCTCGCAGGGCGAGTGCGGCGCCTGCAACGTCCAGGTCGACGGCCGGCTCGTGGCGTCCTGCCTGGTGCCCGCCGTCACCGCCGCCGGCAGCGAGGTGCGCACCGTCGAGGGCCTCGCCGCCGACGGACAGCCCTCGGACGTGCAGCGGGCCCTCGCCAAGTGCGGCGCCGTGCAGTGCGGTTTCTGCGTGCCCGGCATGGCGATGACCGTGCACGACCTGCTGGAGGGCAACCCCGCCCCCACCGACCTGGAGACCCGCCAGGCGCTCTGCGGCAACCTCTGCCGCTGCTCCGGCTACCGGGGCGTCCTCGCGGCCGTCCGTGACGTCGTCGCCGAGCGCGAGGCGCACAGCGCCGCCGAGAACGAGGCCGCCGCCGACGCCGAGGAGGCCCGCATCCCGCACCAGGCGGGCCCCGGCGCGGGCGGCGTCAACACGGCGGCGTACGACTCCCCGCACGCACCCCAGGCGGCCCCGCACGACCCCGACCGGTCCTACGGCGGCCAGGGGCTGTCGTTCACCGGCCCGGACGACTCGTACGGCGGCCAGGGCCAGTCGTTCGCCCAGCAGGGCGGGCAGGGTGACACCTACGGCGGCCAGGGACAGTCGTTCGGCAACCAGGGCGACACCTACGGCGGTCAGGGTCAGTCCTTCGCCGGTCAGAACGACACCTACGGCGGTCAGGGCCAGTCATTCGTCGGTCCGGACGACTCGTACGGCGGTCAGGGCCGGTCGTTCGGCCAGGACGGAGGCCAGGCGTGA
- a CDS encoding FAD binding domain-containing protein, whose translation MTTHAPQAAQAVTLPGSLDEAVAALAAMPWAVPVAGGTDLMAAVNSGQLRPAALVGLGRISEIRGWQYQDGHALLGAGLTHARMGRPDFAALIPALAAAARAAGPPQIRNAGTLGGNIATAAPTGDALPVLAALEATLIIAGPGGARREMPVSHLLAGMEMLRPGELIGFVRVPLLHAPQVFLKATGRTGPGRAVASVALVLDPARRGVRCAVGAIAPMPLRPLDAETWVGRLIDWDGERTLVPEALQAFGEYVAAACIPDPAPEVDGSVPPLPPAVLHLRRTVAALARRALGRALS comes from the coding sequence TTGACCACGCACGCACCGCAGGCGGCGCAGGCCGTGACCCTGCCCGGCTCGCTGGACGAGGCCGTGGCGGCCCTCGCCGCCATGCCCTGGGCGGTTCCGGTGGCGGGCGGCACGGACCTCATGGCCGCGGTCAACTCCGGGCAGCTCAGGCCCGCCGCGCTGGTCGGCCTGGGCCGGATCAGCGAGATCCGCGGCTGGCAGTACCAGGACGGACACGCCCTCCTGGGGGCGGGACTGACGCACGCCCGGATGGGGCGCCCGGATTTCGCGGCGCTCATTCCGGCGCTCGCCGCCGCCGCGCGCGCCGCCGGACCCCCGCAGATCCGCAACGCCGGCACCCTCGGCGGCAACATCGCGACGGCCGCCCCCACCGGGGACGCGCTGCCCGTGCTGGCCGCCCTGGAGGCCACCCTGATCATCGCGGGCCCGGGCGGGGCCCGGCGCGAGATGCCCGTTTCGCACCTGCTGGCGGGCATGGAGATGTTGCGGCCCGGTGAACTCATCGGCTTCGTGCGCGTGCCCCTGCTGCACGCGCCCCAGGTCTTCCTGAAGGCCACCGGCCGCACCGGCCCCGGCCGCGCGGTCGCCTCCGTCGCCCTCGTCCTCGACCCCGCCCGGCGCGGGGTGCGGTGCGCCGTCGGAGCCATAGCGCCGATGCCGCTGCGCCCCCTGGACGCCGAGACCTGGGTCGGCCGGCTGATCGACTGGGACGGCGAGCGCACCCTCGTGCCCGAGGCGCTCCAGGCCTTCGGCGAGTACGTGGCCGCCGCCTGCATCCCGGACCCGGCCCCCGAGGTCGACGGCTCCGTACCACCGCTTCCGCCCGCCGTACTGCACCTGCGGCGCACCGTCGCCGCGCTGGCCCGACGAGCACTGGGGAGGGCACTGTCGTGA